In Sedimenticola thiotaurini, the following proteins share a genomic window:
- the nei gene encoding endonuclease VIII — MPEGPEIRRAADQVAEALQGRPLRRVRVGQGYLKPLISALTGQRVIRVDTLGKAMLTRFDNGLTLYTHNQLYGRWKTGPADLPADGRRQLRIALVTDRSAAHLYSATTIELLNDQQVGDHPFLSRLGPDILHPETDKACLLERLSRNTFRNRRLGQLLTDQSFVAGLGNYLRCEILFVSGLHPDLRPTDCHPAQLESLTDALLELPARSYHSGGITNDPARAQRLMADGATFEQARFHLFRREGLPCYHCGEPIRKSRNAGQACYLCSRCQPAKT, encoded by the coding sequence ATGCCTGAAGGGCCGGAGATCCGCCGTGCTGCGGACCAGGTGGCAGAGGCCCTGCAGGGCCGACCACTGCGCCGGGTAAGGGTTGGCCAGGGCTATCTGAAGCCCCTGATCAGCGCCCTCACCGGGCAGCGGGTAATCCGGGTCGATACCCTGGGCAAGGCGATGCTGACTCGCTTCGATAACGGCCTGACTCTCTACACCCACAACCAGCTCTACGGCCGTTGGAAGACCGGCCCTGCCGACCTGCCCGCTGATGGCCGCCGCCAACTGCGCATCGCCCTGGTCACCGACCGCAGCGCCGCCCACCTGTACAGCGCCACCACCATTGAGCTGCTGAACGACCAACAGGTGGGCGATCATCCATTTCTGAGCAGGCTGGGGCCGGACATACTGCACCCCGAAACTGATAAGGCCTGCCTGCTGGAGCGACTCTCCCGGAACACATTCCGCAACCGGCGCCTCGGCCAGCTGCTGACCGACCAGAGCTTTGTGGCCGGGCTGGGCAACTACCTGCGCTGTGAAATCCTCTTTGTGAGCGGTCTGCATCCCGACCTGCGCCCGACCGACTGCCACCCTGCCCAATTGGAATCACTGACCGACGCACTGCTGGAGTTGCCGGCGCGCTCCTACCACAGCGGTGGCATCACCAACGACCCCGCCAGGGCGCAACGACTGATGGCGGACGGAGCCACCTTTGAGCAGGCGCGCTTTCACCTGTTCCGACGGGAGGGGCTGCCCTGCTACCATTGCGGTGAGCCGATCCGAAAAAGTCGCAACGCCGGACAGGCCTGCTATCTCTGTAGCCGTTGTCAGCCCGCCAAAACCTAA
- a CDS encoding pyridoxal phosphate-dependent decarboxylase family protein, with product MSSQTSFTEDAAIVVQALNNYIQESADQGAPVIRQARLESLIEQLDLRRHLERGDLTGPALEHFIQDYLAATTRLHHPGFLAHQVAVPHTSGALASLIDGATNNAMAIYEMGPAASSIEYFMVNWMLEKIGWSGVPSDRQSDPQSEHAGGVLTHGGSLANLTALLAARSARVPTFWKSGNPGNLVVLVPEQSHYSMKRAVAILGLGEENCLTLPADADGRVLPGEMQQQIDTLRNRGKQVMAIVANACGTAAGLYDPLPEIAAICREQQIWLHVDAAHGGGALVSDKLRHLLRGIEQADSVVWDAHKMMRTPTVCAAVLVRDHRHLDHAFEQEASYLLHAKDQPGFDFISRTVECTKAALGLRLFMTVAAMGEQGLARHVEGLVERAQEAADLIRQQPGFELAIQPETNILCFRTSDNDQTQLEIRRQLLERGDFYISSTLYRGRRWLRLVFMNPATDLDDIRRLLDQIVTIRSHLEQ from the coding sequence ATGAGCAGTCAGACGAGCTTCACCGAAGACGCCGCCATCGTGGTCCAGGCGCTGAACAATTACATACAGGAATCCGCTGATCAGGGCGCTCCGGTGATCCGCCAGGCGCGGCTGGAGAGCCTGATTGAGCAGCTGGATCTACGCCGGCACCTGGAACGGGGCGACCTCACCGGCCCAGCCCTGGAACACTTTATCCAGGACTACCTGGCCGCCACTACCCGGCTGCACCACCCCGGCTTCCTGGCCCACCAGGTGGCGGTACCCCACACCAGCGGCGCTCTCGCCTCCCTGATTGACGGCGCCACCAACAACGCCATGGCGATCTACGAGATGGGTCCGGCTGCCTCCAGCATCGAATATTTCATGGTCAACTGGATGCTGGAGAAAATCGGCTGGTCCGGGGTACCCAGTGACCGGCAATCCGATCCCCAATCGGAACATGCCGGTGGTGTTCTGACCCACGGCGGTTCACTGGCCAATCTCACCGCCCTGCTGGCGGCACGCAGCGCCCGGGTACCGACGTTCTGGAAATCGGGCAACCCCGGCAACCTGGTGGTACTGGTGCCGGAACAGTCCCACTACTCCATGAAACGGGCAGTGGCCATTCTCGGCCTGGGCGAGGAGAACTGCCTGACCCTGCCGGCGGATGCCGATGGCAGGGTACTGCCCGGCGAGATGCAGCAGCAGATCGACACCCTGCGCAACCGGGGCAAACAGGTGATGGCCATCGTGGCCAACGCCTGTGGCACGGCCGCCGGACTCTATGACCCGCTGCCGGAGATCGCGGCGATCTGCCGGGAACAGCAGATCTGGCTGCATGTGGACGCCGCCCACGGCGGCGGTGCGCTGGTGTCGGACAAACTCCGTCACCTGTTGCGGGGCATAGAACAGGCCGACTCGGTGGTCTGGGATGCCCACAAGATGATGCGCACACCCACTGTCTGTGCAGCTGTGCTGGTGCGGGATCACCGCCACCTGGATCACGCCTTCGAGCAGGAGGCGAGCTACCTGCTGCACGCCAAAGATCAGCCCGGTTTCGACTTTATCTCCCGCACCGTGGAGTGCACCAAGGCGGCCCTGGGCCTGCGCCTGTTCATGACCGTTGCCGCCATGGGCGAGCAGGGTCTGGCCAGGCACGTGGAAGGGCTGGTGGAGCGGGCACAGGAGGCGGCCGACCTGATCCGGCAACAGCCCGGGTTCGAGCTGGCCATCCAGCCGGAGACCAACATCCTCTGTTTCAGAACCAGCGACAACGACCAGACGCAACTGGAGATTCGTCGGCAGCTGCTGGAGCGGGGCGATTTCTACATCTCCTCCACCCTGTACCGGGGACGCCGCTGGCTGCGTCTGGTGTTCATGAACCCGGCCACCGACCTGGACGACATCCGACGTCTGCTGGATCAGATTGTAACCATCCGTTCCCACCTCGAACAGTGA
- a CDS encoding EAL domain-containing protein, producing MNPIQEAIENAGSNITVGDIISYKLLECPPSTPIIQAARMMWESKCSSIVITEQQKALGIWTESDALRLDLSDDTDSMGQPLSSVMSQPIKSIQLHATLNEAERLLQQENIRHLLVVDQEGAPAGLLSQSDLVRSQGVEHDLLLRNISTIIQRPLVVFEADLPLAKAVQSLREAKVDAAAVFYAPGQPYGIFTERDFLKSIATECTAKSVGAVASRPLMMQPDHLSLMQARTIFDQREFRHLGITNKRGELSGILSFAEILAGIDHTHVDDLRRALKERRIALEVSQENLHLARQVIEASRDGIMVTDAKGFVLSVNPAFTRITGYSEEEIIGNTPALLRSGKHDADFYRKMWNAVYNQGSWAGEVWNRRKNGEIYPEWLTINAIRNHTGEITKFAAILTDITDRKKREEQIKNLAYYDVLTGLPNRRLFNDRLNVAIANAHRHNHLLAVVFIDLDQFKRINDTLGHTVGDQLLVNVSQRIHAEVREGDTVARMGGDEFTLLLQEIDDADAAVTLVQRILETLSKPVTLTTNTLYITASVGISIYPHDGSNGETLIRNADTAMYRAKENGRNSYQLYTAAMNAASFEHLAMEANLREAIKNGQFTLHYQPKIDAASSRITGAEALIRWQHPKLGYVAPSLFIPLAEDLGIINDLGDWVLGSTIGQCRNWIREGMDDFRIAVNVSANQLQPGFNERLLNMLKEAEVEPRYLELELTESAVMKRSEDVVPMLTALKHRGIHISIDDFGTGYSNFGYLKRLPINKLKIDLSFIRDIPASQDDAELVSAMIAMAHKLSLTVVAEGVETAGQVAFLQQQNCDELQGYFFAHPLPAHEIQPLLQAGICQLER from the coding sequence ATGAACCCAATACAGGAAGCCATTGAAAACGCCGGCAGTAATATCACCGTAGGCGATATTATCAGCTACAAACTGCTGGAGTGCCCTCCTTCCACCCCCATTATCCAGGCCGCCCGGATGATGTGGGAATCCAAATGCAGTTCCATCGTAATAACTGAACAGCAGAAGGCTCTCGGCATCTGGACCGAATCCGATGCCCTGAGGCTGGATCTGTCCGATGATACCGACAGCATGGGTCAACCGCTCTCCAGTGTCATGAGTCAGCCGATCAAGAGCATCCAGCTGCATGCCACGTTGAATGAGGCGGAGCGCCTGCTGCAACAGGAGAATATCCGCCATCTACTGGTGGTGGATCAGGAGGGCGCTCCCGCCGGCCTGCTCAGCCAGAGCGACCTGGTGCGCTCCCAGGGTGTGGAGCACGATCTGCTGTTACGTAACATCTCCACGATCATACAGCGCCCCCTGGTGGTCTTTGAGGCAGATCTGCCCTTGGCCAAGGCGGTACAGTCGCTGCGGGAAGCAAAGGTGGATGCGGCCGCCGTATTCTACGCGCCCGGCCAACCCTACGGCATTTTCACTGAACGGGATTTCCTCAAGAGCATCGCCACAGAGTGCACTGCCAAAAGCGTCGGTGCCGTTGCCAGCCGGCCGCTGATGATGCAACCGGACCACCTCTCCCTGATGCAGGCCCGGACCATTTTCGACCAACGGGAGTTCCGCCATCTGGGTATCACCAACAAACGGGGTGAGCTGAGTGGCATCCTGTCATTTGCTGAAATCCTCGCCGGTATCGATCACACCCATGTGGATGACCTGCGCCGGGCGCTGAAGGAGCGGCGCATCGCCCTGGAGGTGTCCCAGGAGAACCTGCACCTGGCCAGACAGGTGATCGAGGCATCGCGGGACGGCATCATGGTGACCGACGCCAAGGGGTTCGTCCTGTCGGTCAACCCGGCCTTTACCCGCATTACCGGCTACAGCGAGGAGGAGATCATCGGCAACACACCGGCCCTGCTCCGCTCCGGCAAACACGATGCAGACTTCTACCGCAAGATGTGGAATGCGGTATACAACCAGGGCAGCTGGGCCGGTGAAGTCTGGAACCGGCGCAAAAACGGCGAGATTTACCCGGAGTGGCTGACCATCAACGCCATTCGCAACCATACCGGTGAGATCACCAAGTTTGCCGCCATTCTCACCGACATCACCGACCGGAAAAAGCGCGAAGAGCAGATCAAGAATCTGGCCTATTACGACGTGCTGACCGGCCTGCCCAATCGACGCCTGTTCAATGACCGGCTCAATGTGGCCATCGCCAACGCCCATCGCCACAATCACCTGCTGGCAGTGGTGTTCATCGACCTGGATCAGTTCAAACGCATCAATGACACGCTGGGGCACACGGTCGGGGATCAGCTGCTGGTGAATGTATCCCAGCGCATCCATGCCGAGGTCCGGGAGGGCGACACGGTCGCACGCATGGGAGGCGATGAATTCACCCTGCTGCTGCAGGAGATCGATGACGCGGACGCGGCGGTAACCCTGGTACAACGAATCCTGGAGACACTCTCCAAACCGGTGACTCTGACCACCAACACCCTCTACATTACCGCCAGTGTCGGTATCAGCATCTATCCCCACGACGGCAGCAATGGCGAAACCCTGATCCGCAATGCGGACACCGCCATGTACCGGGCCAAGGAGAACGGTCGCAACAGTTATCAACTGTATACCGCCGCCATGAACGCCGCCTCTTTCGAGCACCTGGCCATGGAGGCGAATCTGCGGGAAGCGATAAAAAACGGCCAGTTCACACTCCACTACCAGCCAAAAATCGATGCGGCCAGCAGCCGCATCACCGGTGCCGAGGCCCTGATTCGCTGGCAACACCCGAAACTGGGTTATGTAGCCCCGTCACTGTTTATTCCACTGGCGGAAGATCTGGGCATTATCAATGACTTGGGCGACTGGGTGCTGGGCAGCACGATTGGCCAATGCCGCAACTGGATCAGAGAGGGTATGGATGATTTCCGCATTGCGGTCAACGTGTCGGCCAACCAGCTCCAGCCAGGTTTCAACGAACGCCTGCTGAATATGCTGAAAGAGGCGGAAGTGGAGCCCCGCTACCTGGAGCTGGAGCTGACCGAAAGCGCGGTCATGAAGAGATCGGAGGATGTGGTGCCCATGCTCACCGCCCTGAAACATCGTGGCATCCATATCTCCATTGACGACTTTGGCACCGGCTACTCGAACTTCGGTTACCTGAAACGGCTGCCGATCAACAAGCTGAAGATCGACCTCTCCTTCATACGGGACATACCGGCCAGCCAGGATGATGCTGAACTGGTCTCAGCCATGATTGCCATGGCCCACAAGCTGAGTCTTACGGTCGTGGCGGAGGGTGTGGAAACCGCCGGACAGGTCGCCTTTCTGCAACAGCAGAATTGTGATGAACTGCAGGGCTACTTTTTCGCCCACCCGCTGCCGGCGCATGAGATTCAGCCGCTATTGCAGGCCGGCATCTGCCAGCTGGAGAGGTGA
- the yegQ gene encoding tRNA 5-hydroxyuridine modification protein YegQ, whose translation MKRPELLSPAGTLKNMRYAFAYGADAVYAGMPRYSLRVRNNDFMEENLATGISEAHELGKQFFLACNLMPHGAKLKTFMADIEPVVALGPDALIMSDPGLIMLVRERWPDLPVHLSVQENTVNAASVRFWQQVGLTRVILSRELSLDEIEEIRQACPDMELEVFVHGALCIAYSGRCLLSGYFNHRDANQGSCTNSCRWEYKVGQANGGEEVTGVAQSGQVRHPAADEVYLLEEKERPGEFMPIFEDEHGTYIMNSKDLRAVEHIHRLVQIGVDCLKIEGRTKSHYYTARTTQIYRQAIDDAVAGRPFRPELMSELENLSSRGYTDGFYQRHESQELQSYRDNSSRSSRQQFVAEVRSTDAADGKSWLDVKNKFAVGDRLELLTPAGNQQFVLQAMEDEQGNPMTEAPGGGYVVKVPLPGACPQMGLVTRLLDDRVPSGTELPGLSPA comes from the coding sequence ATGAAACGACCCGAACTGCTCTCCCCCGCAGGTACCCTGAAAAACATGCGTTACGCCTTCGCCTATGGCGCGGATGCGGTGTATGCGGGCATGCCCCGCTACAGCCTGCGGGTACGCAACAACGACTTCATGGAAGAGAATCTGGCCACCGGGATCAGTGAAGCCCATGAACTGGGAAAACAGTTCTTTCTGGCCTGTAACCTGATGCCCCATGGTGCCAAGTTGAAAACTTTCATGGCGGATATTGAACCGGTGGTGGCGCTGGGGCCGGACGCCCTGATCATGTCCGACCCGGGCCTGATCATGCTGGTACGGGAGCGCTGGCCCGATCTGCCGGTGCATCTTTCGGTGCAGGAGAATACCGTCAACGCCGCCTCGGTTCGGTTCTGGCAACAGGTCGGACTGACCCGGGTAATCCTCTCCCGGGAACTCTCCCTGGATGAGATCGAGGAGATCCGCCAGGCCTGTCCCGATATGGAGCTGGAGGTGTTTGTACATGGCGCCCTCTGTATTGCCTACTCCGGGCGCTGCCTGCTGTCCGGCTACTTCAATCACCGTGATGCCAATCAGGGGAGCTGCACCAACTCCTGCCGCTGGGAGTACAAGGTGGGCCAGGCGAATGGTGGCGAGGAGGTGACCGGTGTCGCCCAGTCCGGCCAGGTACGGCATCCGGCGGCGGATGAGGTCTACCTGCTGGAGGAGAAGGAGCGCCCCGGTGAGTTCATGCCCATATTCGAGGATGAACACGGCACCTACATCATGAATTCCAAGGATCTGCGCGCGGTGGAGCATATTCACCGACTGGTGCAGATCGGCGTTGACTGCCTGAAAATCGAAGGTCGCACCAAGTCCCACTACTACACCGCCCGCACCACCCAGATCTATCGCCAGGCGATTGATGACGCGGTGGCCGGCCGGCCGTTTCGTCCCGAACTGATGAGCGAACTGGAGAATCTCTCCAGCCGGGGTTATACCGACGGTTTCTACCAGCGTCACGAGAGTCAGGAGCTACAGTCCTACCGGGATAACTCGTCACGCAGTTCCCGCCAGCAGTTCGTGGCCGAGGTGCGGTCAACCGATGCGGCCGATGGCAAGAGCTGGCTGGATGTGAAAAACAAGTTTGCCGTAGGTGATCGGCTGGAGCTGCTGACCCCGGCGGGCAATCAGCAGTTTGTCCTGCAGGCCATGGAGGATGAGCAGGGTAATCCCATGACCGAGGCACCCGGTGGTGGCTACGTGGTCAAGGTACCCCTGCCCGGGGCGTGCCCGCAGATGGGGCTGGTGACCCGCTTGCTGGATGACCGGGTTCCCTCCGGCACCGAGCTCCCGGGTCTCTCTCCCGCCTGA
- a CDS encoding PA3496 family putative envelope integrity protein, translated as MNTVDDVLDDDDLEVDDDPDLEYAATRSRRSSPDARRRVEQLMELRRLRQQLGDPDFVDFE; from the coding sequence ATGAATACGGTAGATGATGTTCTGGATGATGATGATCTGGAAGTCGACGACGATCCCGATCTTGAGTATGCAGCAACACGGTCAAGAAGAAGTTCACCTGATGCCCGGCGCCGGGTTGAGCAGTTGATGGAGCTGCGGCGGTTGCGGCAGCAGTTGGGCGATCCCGATTTTGTCGATTTTGAGTGA
- a CDS encoding LysR substrate-binding domain-containing protein, whose translation MDISLLRTFLEVARLRHFGKAAETLCVTQSAVSARIKQLESTLDVALFIRKRGDIQLTVAGNRLRRHAETIVKGWARARQDIAMDSSLSDSISIGCMNDLWPITVKDLCLRLASQAPEMLLQVEILTSETLIQRLTSGLLDLAIMFEPPQMSELVTRKVRDVPLVMVSSRPGLMAAEAVQSGYTLVDWGNSFASLHAEHYPDAPPPMMRTGSGGLAYDLIEQQGGTAYLAEPMVAEALKQGSLYRVEDAPVLERQVYLVVRPEYEQRQPVRIAIDCLQAGG comes from the coding sequence ATGGATATTTCACTACTCAGAACTTTTCTGGAAGTTGCCAGGCTGCGCCATTTCGGCAAAGCGGCGGAAACACTCTGCGTAACCCAGTCGGCAGTCAGCGCCCGCATAAAACAGCTCGAATCGACCCTTGATGTGGCACTGTTCATCCGTAAACGCGGAGATATCCAACTGACTGTAGCCGGCAATCGCCTGCGCCGCCACGCGGAGACCATTGTCAAAGGCTGGGCCAGGGCGAGGCAGGATATCGCCATGGACTCATCCCTGTCCGATTCCATCTCCATCGGCTGTATGAATGACCTGTGGCCGATTACGGTTAAGGATCTCTGCCTGCGACTGGCCAGCCAGGCCCCCGAAATGCTGCTCCAGGTGGAGATCCTGACCAGCGAAACCCTGATCCAGCGCCTCACCTCCGGACTGCTGGACCTGGCGATCATGTTTGAGCCCCCGCAGATGTCCGAGCTGGTGACCCGGAAAGTCCGTGATGTACCGTTGGTGATGGTGTCATCCAGGCCCGGTCTGATGGCCGCTGAAGCGGTACAGTCCGGCTACACCCTGGTGGATTGGGGCAACAGTTTTGCTAGTCTGCACGCCGAGCACTATCCCGATGCACCACCCCCCATGATGCGCACCGGTTCCGGTGGTCTGGCCTATGATCTGATCGAACAGCAGGGCGGCACCGCCTATCTGGCCGAGCCTATGGTCGCGGAAGCACTGAAACAGGGCAGCCTGTACCGGGTGGAGGATGCCCCGGTGCTGGAGCGTCAGGTCTACCTGGTGGTACGCCCGGAATATGAACAGCGTCAACCGGTCAGGATCGCCATCGACTGTCTGCAGGCGGGGGGTTGA
- the msrB gene encoding peptide-methionine (R)-S-oxide reductase MsrB yields MRGYFAGIALVAVAMLFWLNAGAEKSAPAATEKAATTTAAMQDGARYVKPSDEELRQRLTPLQYQVTQQEGTERPFDNAYWDEKREGLYVDVVTGEPLFSSRDKYKSGTGWPSFTRPINSDAVVEHTDYKMIFPRTEIRSRFGDSHLGHVFKDGPQPTGLRYCMNSAALRFIPREELVEAGYGEYLSKF; encoded by the coding sequence ATGAGAGGATATTTCGCAGGCATTGCCCTGGTCGCGGTGGCCATGCTGTTCTGGCTCAATGCGGGAGCTGAGAAATCGGCTCCGGCGGCGACAGAGAAGGCTGCAACGACAACCGCTGCCATGCAGGATGGGGCGCGTTATGTGAAGCCGTCAGACGAGGAGTTACGGCAGCGGTTGACCCCCCTGCAGTATCAGGTGACCCAGCAGGAGGGTACCGAACGGCCTTTCGATAATGCCTATTGGGATGAGAAGCGTGAAGGTCTCTACGTGGATGTGGTGACCGGTGAGCCGCTGTTCTCTTCCCGGGACAAGTACAAGTCGGGAACCGGCTGGCCCAGTTTCACCCGGCCAATCAATTCCGATGCCGTGGTGGAACATACCGACTACAAGATGATATTCCCGCGCACCGAGATCCGGAGCCGTTTTGGTGACTCCCATCTGGGGCATGTGTTCAAGGATGGTCCCCAGCCGACCGGTCTCCGGTACTGCATGAACTCGGCCGCGTTGCGCTTCATCCCGCGGGAAGAGCTGGTCGAAGCCGGCTATGGAGAGTATCTCTCCAAATTCTGA
- a CDS encoding Mov34/MPN/PAD-1 family protein, whose product MSHLYFSLHLRNQLGLLASLAYPREACGILFGKQSQGHISVHRVKEMIYPDQVEGNFRLELLNQQQIDQRTKKQGLEIIGVWRTLPDQCHIPTDSERHLMSPGYSYLIASITPQGISEIRSWRLLSNRFEEEELVS is encoded by the coding sequence ATGTCCCATCTTTACTTCTCCCTGCACCTGCGCAACCAATTGGGGCTGCTGGCGAGCCTTGCCTATCCCCGCGAGGCGTGCGGCATATTGTTTGGAAAACAGTCACAGGGTCATATCTCGGTGCATCGGGTGAAGGAGATGATCTATCCCGACCAGGTGGAGGGCAATTTTCGCCTGGAACTGCTCAACCAACAGCAGATCGATCAACGCACCAAAAAACAGGGTCTGGAGATTATCGGTGTCTGGCGCACCCTGCCGGATCAGTGCCATATCCCCACCGACAGTGAGCGTCACCTGATGTCCCCCGGTTACTCCTACCTGATCGCCTCCATTACGCCCCAGGGCATCTCCGAAATCCGGTCGTGGCGGTTACTCAGCAACCGGTTTGAAGAGGAGGAGCTGGTCTCCTGA
- a CDS encoding DUF3549 family protein → MQQISTITEFLETSGARLRFFDMGRRVVKLSRERFLQFEKNDIPYPFPLQQQAWFALLFQDKSSQQEPLIWFLRMPLDEQGKLLQAARDDFMHRLIERIGEKMQADSEGQQLESALQDNPYSFKPKDERMAVFHARISRLLNAPPSRFYEHARHYFSGQPGWEQWSFVGYQGIADLAARLDQDKNESLVAGAINELPNQPLIALCHCLENETVSAPVCQALLERVERELQQPDKDPSLLAAAIRGSARADSAELQRRIIKQILHAPDGNHIEILTAVSGRAWEQLLDSEVRQLFLERLAENSAGQEAFNLCIADLLYLPGMRQPILTAVRDPDRSEQLSTAIGALFQKITQQ, encoded by the coding sequence GTGCAACAGATCAGTACCATTACCGAATTTCTGGAGACCAGCGGCGCCCGTCTGCGCTTTTTCGACATGGGACGCCGGGTGGTGAAACTCTCCCGGGAGCGCTTCCTGCAGTTTGAAAAGAACGACATCCCCTACCCTTTTCCGCTGCAACAACAGGCCTGGTTTGCCCTGCTGTTCCAGGACAAGAGCAGCCAGCAGGAGCCGCTGATCTGGTTCCTGCGCATGCCCCTGGATGAGCAGGGAAAACTGCTGCAGGCGGCCCGGGACGACTTCATGCATCGCCTGATCGAGCGCATTGGTGAAAAGATGCAGGCGGACAGCGAAGGGCAGCAACTGGAGTCGGCACTGCAGGACAACCCCTACAGCTTTAAGCCCAAGGATGAGCGCATGGCCGTGTTCCATGCCCGCATCTCCCGGCTGTTGAATGCCCCACCGTCCCGTTTCTATGAACATGCCCGGCACTATTTCTCCGGTCAGCCGGGCTGGGAGCAGTGGTCGTTCGTCGGTTACCAGGGCATTGCTGACCTGGCGGCTCGACTGGACCAGGACAAGAACGAATCGCTGGTCGCCGGCGCCATCAATGAACTGCCTAACCAGCCGCTGATTGCCCTCTGCCACTGCCTGGAGAACGAAACCGTTTCAGCACCGGTCTGCCAGGCCCTGCTTGAGCGGGTGGAGCGGGAGTTGCAGCAGCCCGACAAAGACCCCTCACTGCTGGCAGCCGCTATTCGCGGTAGCGCCCGCGCCGATTCAGCAGAACTGCAACGTCGGATCATCAAACAGATTCTCCACGCCCCGGATGGCAACCACATCGAGATCCTCACCGCCGTCTCCGGTCGCGCCTGGGAACAGCTACTGGACAGTGAAGTACGCCAGCTGTTCCTGGAGCGGCTGGCGGAGAACAGTGCCGGACAGGAGGCGTTCAATCTCTGTATCGCCGATCTGCTCTATCTACCGGGAATGCGCCAGCCGATCCTGACTGCCGTGCGCGATCCGGATCGTTCAGAGCAGCTCTCCACTGCCATCGGCGCCCTGTTCCAGAAGATCACCCAACAGTAA
- a CDS encoding YcgN family cysteine cluster protein, translating to MNSSETPFWVRKPLAQLTPSEWESLCDGCAKCCLHRFEDEETREIQFTNVCCRYLDQSDCRCSDYPNRSRNVPECVTITLAVLEDPYWLPESCAYRLLAEGKPLPHWHPLVSGDPDSVVQSGNSVGGRVISELEADDLEYHIIDWIS from the coding sequence ATGAATTCATCTGAAACACCATTCTGGGTTCGCAAACCCCTCGCCCAGCTGACTCCGTCCGAATGGGAATCCCTCTGTGACGGCTGCGCCAAGTGCTGCCTGCACCGGTTCGAGGACGAGGAGACCCGGGAGATCCAATTCACCAATGTCTGCTGTCGCTACCTGGATCAGTCCGATTGTCGTTGCAGCGACTATCCCAACCGCTCCCGGAATGTCCCGGAATGCGTCACCATTACTCTGGCGGTGCTGGAGGATCCCTACTGGCTGCCGGAGAGTTGCGCCTATCGGCTACTGGCGGAGGGTAAACCGCTGCCGCACTGGCACCCGCTGGTCTCCGGAGACCCGGATTCCGTTGTCCAGAGCGGGAATTCGGTGGGCGGACGGGTGATTAGTGAACTGGAGGCCGACGACCTGGAATATCACATCATAGACTGGATCAGCTAA
- a CDS encoding tetratricopeptide repeat protein, which produces MLSARRSIGQGADRCTDQGDDNPYEQGVAAYGRRAYEEAYRCWSALAEAGEARAQYGLAVLFDRGEGVTRNFTLAADWYRRAAEQGLVDAQYNLALLYNEGIGVQPNPSQAVRWLGEAANQGDGESQYRLARCYDQGLGVAQNRELAVDWYTRAAEQGHAAARNCLGDMYRTGDGVTRDYARALHWFTLAARQGYGYAQVNLGYLYDQGLGVSPDPQEAINWYREAALHGDPVAQYNLAEMFRIGRGTERDLQQATRWYRKAAAQGHPGAARRLRRMGF; this is translated from the coding sequence ATGCTCTCAGCGCGGCGTTCCATCGGGCAGGGTGCAGACCGCTGTACCGACCAGGGGGATGATAATCCCTATGAGCAGGGCGTGGCGGCCTACGGGCGCCGTGCCTATGAAGAGGCCTATCGCTGTTGGTCGGCATTGGCTGAGGCGGGGGAGGCCCGGGCGCAGTACGGCCTGGCGGTGCTGTTTGATCGTGGTGAAGGCGTAACGAGAAATTTTACCCTGGCTGCTGACTGGTACCGGCGCGCTGCTGAACAGGGCCTGGTGGATGCCCAGTACAATCTGGCCCTGCTGTATAACGAAGGTATCGGTGTTCAGCCCAACCCCAGCCAGGCGGTACGCTGGCTGGGGGAGGCCGCCAATCAGGGTGATGGGGAGTCCCAGTATCGATTGGCTCGCTGCTATGACCAGGGCCTGGGGGTGGCGCAGAACCGGGAGTTGGCGGTCGACTGGTATACCCGGGCTGCTGAACAGGGGCATGCGGCGGCGCGCAACTGCCTGGGGGATATGTACCGGACCGGTGATGGGGTGACCCGGGATTATGCCCGGGCGCTGCACTGGTTCACCCTGGCGGCCCGGCAGGGCTATGGCTACGCCCAGGTTAACCTGGGCTATCTGTATGACCAGGGCCTGGGGGTGTCCCCCGATCCGCAGGAGGCGATCAACTGGTATCGGGAAGCGGCTCTGCATGGCGACCCCGTGGCCCAGTACAACCTGGCCGAGATGTTCCGTATCGGTCGCGGCACGGAACGGGATCTGCAGCAAGCCACCCGCTGGTACCGGAAAGCGGCCGCACAGGGCCATCCGGGCGCCGCCAGGCGGCTGCGCCGGATGGGATTTTGA